The Planctomycetota bacterium genome window below encodes:
- a CDS encoding MBOAT family protein, translated as MNIENFGGLPRWALMAAIALGLFAAFKILSAAAALRAGVRPPAGRLLAYLLLWPGMDAEAFLGPARVPPPPPAAWAGAAARILLGAALLWGVLPRIPSWPAALRAWIGLVGLAFLLHFGLFRLAALFWQARGVRAEPLMDAPARARSLSEFWGRRWNRAFRDLAHRFVFEPVRRRAGPGVAGGAAFAVSGLLHDLALSLPAGGGWGLPTAYFLLQALGIRLERSACGRRLGLGRGFRGWLFAAAFTAGPAAALFHPPFLERVAIPFLQALGAW; from the coding sequence CCTCATGGCGGCGATCGCGCTGGGACTCTTCGCCGCCTTCAAGATCCTTTCGGCCGCGGCGGCCCTGCGGGCGGGCGTCCGGCCGCCCGCGGGACGGCTCCTGGCCTACCTTCTCCTCTGGCCGGGAATGGACGCGGAGGCGTTTCTCGGCCCCGCCCGCGTCCCCCCGCCTCCGCCGGCCGCCTGGGCGGGAGCCGCGGCCCGGATCCTCCTCGGAGCCGCCCTCCTCTGGGGAGTCCTCCCCCGGATCCCGTCCTGGCCCGCGGCGCTTCGCGCCTGGATCGGACTCGTGGGGCTCGCCTTTCTCCTGCACTTCGGCCTCTTCCGCCTGGCCGCCCTCTTCTGGCAGGCCCGCGGCGTGCGGGCCGAGCCCCTCATGGACGCCCCCGCCCGGGCCCGGTCGCTCTCCGAGTTCTGGGGACGCCGCTGGAACCGCGCGTTCCGCGACCTGGCCCATCGCTTCGTCTTCGAACCCGTCCGCCGCCGCGCGGGCCCCGGCGTCGCGGGCGGCGCGGCGTTCGCGGTCTCGGGACTTCTCCACGATCTGGCCCTGTCCCTCCCGGCCGGCGGCGGATGGGGCCTTCCCACGGCCTACTTCCTCCTCCAGGCGCTCGGCATCCGCCTGGAACGCTCGGCCTGCGGGCGGCGTCTCGGCCTGGGCCGCGGATTCCGGGGATGGCTTTTCGCCGCCGCCTTCACCGCGGGACCGGCCGCCGCGCTCTTCCATCCGCCCTTCCTGGAGCGGGTCGCGATTCCCTTCCTCCAAGCCTTGGGAGCCTGGTGA